The following proteins are co-located in the Vidua macroura isolate BioBank_ID:100142 chromosome 1, ASM2450914v1, whole genome shotgun sequence genome:
- the LOC128808978 gene encoding protocadherin-16-like, producing the protein MGRARRSGCGLLPVLLLLPLLGGAAGPGCGGSPRLLRFAGQVPENSPAGTRVRGLRVPLRRLLGPGEPAGEWALEGDGASRFSLQRRPGGGGGLLLLRTAEPLDRETQPEYGLRLRRRPGRSPREALLRVRVLDRNDHRPRLPPARPLEVDELVPLGTEVARLRASDGDEGANARLTYRPWPPGAGSRLLFVVPRSGQVLTVGSLLGLRRLRLCVAALDHGRPRPLRSPARCLRLAVRGRGAADGAGRRREPRSLQPPPERPPGPGARRYTARLPPGARVGDTVFTVPRSRDRAAGGWFELASPGATPVGVDRTSGRLYLRRELRAGGRAEVLVKVHRGGGGGSGPGGDGESGRDGVGSLRGAAPSGSGWPQKGCPEGGGC; encoded by the coding sequence ATGGGCAGGGCGCGGCGGAGCGGCTGCGGGCTGCTCCcggtcctgctgctgctgccgctgctcggcggggcggcggggccggggtgCGGTGGCTCCCCCCGCCTGCTGCGCTTCGCCGGGCAGGTGCCCGAGAACAGCCCGGCGGGGACGCGGGTGCGGGGTTTGCGGGTGCCGCTGCGGAGGCTGCTGGGCCCCGGGGAGCCGGCCGGGGAATGGGCGCTGGAAGGCGACGGCGCCTCCCGCTTCTCCCTGCAGCGgcggccgggcggcggcggggggctgCTGCTTCTCCGCACCGCCGAGCCCCTGGACCGAGAGACGCAGCCCGAGTACGGGCTCCggctgcggcggcggccgggacgGTCTCCCCGGGAGGCGCTGCTGCGGGTCCGGGTCCTGGACCGCAACGACCACCGGCCGCGGCTGCCGCCGGCGAGGCCGCTGGAGGTGGACGAGCTGGTCCCGCTGGGCACGGAGGTGGCCCGGCTCCGCGCCTCGGACGGCGACGAGGGCGCCAACGCGCGCCTCACCTACCGCCCCTGGCCGCCGGGCGCCGGCAGCCGCCTGCTCTTCGTGGTGCCCCGCAGCGGGCAGGTGCTGACCGTGGGCTCGCTGCTGGGGCTGCGCCGGCTCCGCCTCTGCGTGGCGGCCCTGGACCacgggcggccgcggccgctgcGCAGCCCCGCGCGGTGCCTGCGCCTGGCCGTgcgcgggcggggggcggcggacggcgcggggcggcggcgggagccgcGCTCGCTGCAGCCGCCGCCCGAGCGGCCGCCGGGGCCCGGTGCCCGGCGCTACACGGCCCGCCTGCCCCCCGGGGCGCGGGTGGGCGACACCGTCTTCACCGTCCCGAGGAGCCGAGACCGGGCGGCGGGCGGCTGGTTCGAGCTGGCCTCTCCCGGTGCCACCCCCGTGGGGGTCGACAGGACGTCGGGGCGGCTCTACCTGCGGCGTGAGCTGCGAGCGGGCGGCCGGGCGGAGGTGCTGGTCAAGGTGCACCGCGGCGGCGGAGGAGGTAGCGGTCCGGGAGGGGACGGGGAGAGTGGCCGGGATGGGGTCGGTTCTCTCCGCGGTGCTGCCCCGAGTGGGTCGGGATGGCCGCAGAAGGGCTGCCCCGAAGGAGGGGGATGCTGA